TTTGTCCATTTTCAATCTGGTTTCCTTGATTTATGTTCTGGCTTGTAGAAACAATTTTCTGCTGTAACAACTTCGTTTCTTCACTCAAATTCCTTATCTGTTCTGATGTTTGGTATATCTGGTCAGCTAGCTGTATAGAATTCTGTTTGTAAGCGTTTTTCGATTCGTCTTTAAGCGATTTTCCTTTTTGTACACTGGATCTGACTGTTTTCTCGCTTTCTATTTGATTGCTCGGTAAGATCGTTTGTACTAAAGTGTGAGAGGCTGATGATAAGTCTTTTGAGTTGTATGATACCGATTCGCTGCCTGGGACGGGTGTATTGAAACTATTTTGGGACGATATTAATTGTTGGTTGTTATGGAAAGCAGTACCTAAAGAACTTAAGCTGGCGACGTAACTAGCTGCTAAATCAGATGGTATTTTCTCGCCTGACCTCGCTGCTTTTAGAATAGCTTCATGATACGGACAATGCTTGAGAATCGCTGCAGCTTCTAAATTGCTTAGATTAGCTAAAATAGTTCCATCGAGACTAGCTGTTACTGCGGTATTACTGGATCCAGAGGCTGTATGATCCGCGACAGTTAAGAGAGGTACTGAGTACGAATCTATCGGTGACCCGTATAAGTTGCTAggttgttgttgttggaagTTTATCGGATTCCCAGAATGTGGCAAGCTGTATAAATTCGACGGCTCGATGGATAACGCCAGGTTAGCAACACCGTGGTTTCCTGTCTGTTGGTTTATGTCTTTTACTTCTCGTACAGGTGGAGGTAAGTACGCAGGGCCAGTTTTCACGTGATCTACACCGTGATGGTCTTTGTGTTGAGATATCTGTCCGATTTGCTGGATAAGGCCTTCCGGTACGGATTCGCGGAATTTGATGGGATGCCTAGGACCGTTGTTAACTGAATGCAATGAGTGTCCGCCGCCGGATACAGATCCGTATGGAATTGGTAGATTGGCTGGGAGTTGGCGTGGTGGTCCGTATTGGTTGCTAGGGACGCCGTAAACACTAGACGGTGGAAGGAGACCTTTAGCACCTTGCTGTCTTATCGATACAGGGAAACTTATAGGTTCTGGAGGTGGTCCGTATGCGTTGATTGGTTTCTCGTTCTGAATAGCTGATTGTATGAATGATAGATCAGCGTGTGGATTACTATTTTCTGTATAATGCGCTTCGAACACTGTTTTCGATTGGTCAATGTGGTTCGAGTCTCCACCAACGATAGCGTTTAAGTCGATGTTCGCTAAAGCATCTTGATGTACAGTGGAGTAGCCTGATGATATTTGCGCTCCGAATTGCGATTGTTGGTTGAAGTTATCGTGGGAATGAGCgtcaatatttaataactctGGGCTTGGAGGCGGAGGCGGTGGTGGTCCGTACTGATCTAAACTCTCTATATGACCACCTTGCACGTTATGAATGGTATGAATGTCTACATTTTCTATCAACGGTTTAGATACACCGGGAATTGGTTTCCAGCCATCGTAAAGAACGTGGGGAGGTGTTGGTGGGGCTGGAATGCCAGGGTGCGGGGGTCTCGGGTTAGGATCTGGTTGAGGAGGTCCATAGTGACCGATACTACCGAAATCTTGCACTACAATTTGATCGTTTGGTCCAATAGGTCCTAGAGGTAAGCCAGGTGGTCCATACGAATCAGAAGGAATAGGGAAATTAGGTTTTAAGTTAACTGGCAGGTTAGGGAACGGTGTGCCGTAGATAGGTGCGGGTAAATTAGAATTGAAATCTAAGTTTGAACCAAAGTTTGTGCCGATTGATGTTTCTACAGTACTGAAAGTAGATCCTACGTTAGCGCCAATTCCTATTGTGCCGTAATTCGAAGGTAAATCGGGTACTTGTATATTCTGGAAGTTCAATGGTGCTCCGTAGTTTAATTTAGGCGGTCCATACACTTGTTTAGGCGGGCCGTAGACGGGTTTCGGAACTCCGTACACAGGTTTGGGATGATTAAACTTAGGTGGTTTGAAAGGTGCTCCGTAGTTCGGTTTTGGAAGCACTTGCTTTGGGGGTCCGTAATTTTTCTTAGGCGGTCCGTAGACGGGTTTTGGTGGGCCGTACGTATTCTTTGGTGGGTGGAATTTTGGTGGGCCGTATATGGGTTTTGGTTTGCCAAGTGGGGGAGGAGGTCCTTCATAGTTCTGGCTCGGGAATACCACAGGAGCTGGGGGTCCATACGCGCCTGGTGGCGTGTCGATGAATAAGGTTTCTGGCACTCCATAAACTGGGGCTGGTAGAGAGGAATCTGGAACTGTAAAATGAAGGTAAATAACTAAATgctaattttcaaaataataatgagtAGAATGGATTGAAAGAAGTGAAATGAAAACTTTATTGCGCTACAAAATGCGTATaacaaaacttaaaaaataataactcaaCTGGCGAAATGACgttagtaaatatatatattcagcacagtttattttagtaattaaaattgatatttttatttaaaagtttaaaactaaTGCATGCTACATAGTACCTATTAttgttatgtaaattaaactaaGTGCGAAGAAAAGTTTATTCCATATGCATAGAGTcacattttaaatactagataaagataaaaaaagtaaaaatataccgACCAGTATTTATAATGTCCCGTGGAGGGCCATACGCGTCGGGGGGAAGCGGCTCGCCATATGAATTTGAGAGGCCTGAATCTCTTTTCTGTGCTTGTTGACCTGTAATAtgttaatctttatttattttacactgtATAACTAAAGAGATACCgagaaaatgaataataattataagcgcacattatttaagaaataacacACTAAAAGTAGTAAACAGTAATTGATAAGTGTAAGTATTATCGACAAAACaggtgatatttttattcccaAGCGCGTCTAAAAACACGCACGCCATTAAAAAgcttattttttcaatttaccTGGTTGAGAAGCCTCCGCTACTAGATCCTGTGCATCATCCTTGGAGACCAGACCAGGTGGAGTATCCTCTGCCAGCGCCACGGCTAGCCATAGCACGACCAACTggaatattatctaatattaactacataataaatgCAGTTACctatacaatttcatattaggtacataatataatgtgtatCAACATGGTAAGTAGCaaactataaatttttttttagcaAAAAACAAAGAATTGCCACGAAAAACGTTcgcttattttaaaaaaatagttcaaCAACTAAATGTATTTTGCtcattacatattaaaatttgtatactCATTTTATAAGAGTACTCTACGTAGCGTAGAAGAATTGCGTTCTACGGCTATTCAAAAAAGAAACTACAAAATCGATTTTCAAAAACAAGCTACGAgtacttatatatatttaaaaagtgtaaTTATTCCTGAAcgacagtttttttttttaagaaaaagttacatttttttaaatcttggacACGTTTCCGCGCAAGGTTTCATTTAGAATCACAATGTAAACAATATTCTTGTAAAAGAAAGGTGAAAAAAGTTAATTGTTAGAACTAGTGACGTTCTAGTTTATCGATGTCACTCTCATCCGTCAGTGCTTCCGAGTGTGTAGTGATGTGTGgtttatcgataaaaatatacctcgATTTTAAATCAGtctaaattatgaatttaatcTTAAcgtaacaagtgataactgcgttaaaaacaaccgacttcaaacttgcacttgcaaaatttacaaatacctacagacaaaaatgctcataaaataaaaactactgggcctatccgaataaaatttttatgggaccaattcgacaccatcccgcatcgaacaaaaaaagaatcacgtaaatcggttcagaaacctcggagtaatcggtgtacatacataaaaaaaaaatataccggccaaattgataacctcctccttttttttgaagtcggttaacaagtttgtgtttaataaattacatgtTTGATGAGTTAGGAAAATAAGATGcacaaattattcaaaaataggaaacaatttttacttatttgaCTGACATTTTAtcctacttaaataattataaatttgactTTTTGACGATGGATATTTATATCTCTTTCAGACACATAAAGCTGATCGGATTCGTATGAAATTTGCTAATgattatagattatagattgtattattaattatactattAACTATACTGTCATTATAGTCTGTTTTAGCACATAGGCAaaaattttatctatactaatttgtttgtttgtttgaacgcgctaatctcgggaactactggtccggtttgaaaaattatttctgtgttagatagcccatttatctagGCAGGCTAACGGCtgtatattatcacgctaagactaacaggagcggagccacgcgggtgaaaccgcgcggtaCAGCTAGTTAGTAGATATGGACACAAGTAAATTATTACTACGTACATAGGTTTTGAAGCGAGTGAAGCCGTACTATAAACATCGATAAAAAGTACAAGTATCGACAAATCCCAGCACTACATTCCCAGCTTATTAGCTCGCATTGTTTCATTATTCACGGGCCAGCAGTTTTCAATAATTACCATATGTTCTCACAGTTTTTATTCTTATGGGAAGTGAGGAAGTGTGTTGGATTGTTTTTGTGTGCATTCTAAGGTTGAGGTCAAGATGAACTAGTGGAGCATCCGGCGTTGCTTGTATAGAAAGGAAATAATGTATAGCTAGAGCTTTTATGGGTGTCGTTTtaaactgtaataataataattaaatgtgtcATCTAtaactactattataaagaggaaaggtttgtatgtatggttttcacgtataaactactggaccgattttgatgaaatatgGCACAGaaaatctttagaccctgagaaagaacataggctactttttattgcgaaataggtatgtaccacaagcgaagccggggcggaccgctagtctatactaatattataaagctgaatagtttgtttgtttgaacgcgataatctcgagcaatgcgggtagagacgcggagcacagctagccgttattaaaatttttatttatttatttatttatttatcatttatacaTCAAATTACCATTACAGGCTTAATCTAATGCGGTATTATAttaacacgttcactgcggCATGTCCAGTATCGGGCCATCAGCGACTACACCACAGTGCGGCGCCCAAAATCGCAGGTTTCACCGTGGTGCGGCGaggttttttatatgttaatcAATGACTAGAAAAgagacaaatatatttttgtgatcaCAGTTTGAAGTAGGACTCAATTTCGTTTAAAAATCGTATGGCAAAATATTGGACACACGCATAGAAAAGAAACCGTTTCTTTTGTGTGCGgcatgtttaatattttgccATGGACAAGCACCTCATGCCGCACTGTACTGCGAGCGCGCCCCGTGTGAGTCTCGCATAGTGATGTACCAGGACGCACGCGTCgttatcaaatttttaaatgacaatGATACCTTGGAGgctttagtttttttactttcttttatttcgtAGCATAAATGCAAAAATGTGATGACagttgtgaaaataatataaaacattaaaacaaaagttacttaacaaattaaaacaaaagttactgAACAATTTCCTGATAGTACTCTATCAAGTACCTTGTTTTATAGgtgttttttttgtatcgaCGATCTCGTTATCTGTTAACAAACAGGctgaaatatacaaaattgatttatatcgatatcgatgttttattttacagtgtTTCCCATCGCTATTACTGTAAACATGCCGTATCAACGCAGTGCGGGATggcaaataatttttcacaaaatcaGGGGTTTACATTTTCTCTCATATCTTTTAAACTATTGGGTCAAACTAAAAGCTATTTATGCGGTATATACAAGACTATATATACTATTatccgaaaaaaatttttttgaaatatcttgaaatttcatgaaattattaaccTTCAAAGTCAGTAGGTGCGATGTGATAAAAATGGCTCATGACGCACAGTGGTGAACTTGCCGATGTGAAGTATGGAAGACATGCCGCAACAACGGTAAGTTTGGCATTTTAGGTGccgcagtgaacgtgttaataataaattattaaaaaattaattaataatttattaattttactcatttaatgtaggtataagtataaatgcgaaaatttgtAAGGAtagatgtatgtgtatgtgtgattgttactctttcacgcaaatactactgaaccgattacaatgaaatttagcactcatatagagggtaacttggattagcacataggatagtttttatcccggaaatcccacgggaacgggaactatgcgggttttcctttgcaaacgcgggcgaagccgcgggcggaaagctagtaaaaaataaagaattatatacCTAGCTTTCACatgttacataaaaattaaattgataatcgcggtcgtaaaatttaatttgtgttCACGAACGCATGATCTTCAGCTGATAATGCATGATCTTAAAAGTGAAATGTGTtgatcttaatattatgtactagatttccgcggcttcgcccgcgtttgcaaaggaaaacccgcatagttcccgttcccgtgggatttccgggataaaaactattctaTGTGCTAGGATTAgcacatataaaatttagcacacatatatatgaaatttagcacacatatagagggtaacttggataagttaccctctatatgtgtgctaaatttcattgtaatcggttcagtagtttttacgtgaaagagtaacaaacatccatacatccacacaaactttcgcatttataatattagtaggattcaTAAAGATTTGAAAGAGGTAGTGTGTCTCCAATTCTCTGTTTTTATTGTTGGTCTTTGGGACAAAACTggggtaaaataatttttgttctaTTACTGGAAAAATATAGCCGATGATCCCAAATAACTTGATTTTCTAttgggaaaataattttctaactCAGTTAAGTTATTAAACTTAGTTTTAATatgcataatatgttttatctacactaatattataaagaggaaaactttgtttgtttgtttgattgtaatgaataggcttataaactactggaccgattttaaaaattctttcaccattcagaagatacattatccacgagtaataaaggataggttttatcccggaaattccacgggaacgggaactatgtgagtttttctttgaaaccgcgggcggagccgcaggcggaaatctATAGTCAGTAGTAAAAAGGTAAAAATTGTAGTAATGTAGTTCACAACTGATATCTACTTACAACTTATTGTTAAAACTTTACTACGTTGTTGTTGGCGATCTTTTCATATAAACTTAAAActaggaaaataaataaaacacttacCGCCCGccattttaaaaactgaaacaaaaaattacaattaatattaaataatatgctaGTGTAATATATGCCAGTATGGTCAGAGGAGTatggttaatattttatatgtaactagcaGTTCCcagcggtttcacccgcattgttccgctcctgttagtcttagcgtgatgatatgtagccttcctcgataaatgggctatctaacaccgaaagaatttttcaaatcggaccagtgtgcctagtgcgagt
The Colias croceus chromosome 30, ilColCroc2.1 genome window above contains:
- the LOC123704717 gene encoding uncharacterized protein LOC123704717 — translated: MFLKWRALVVLWLAVALAEDTPPGLVSKDDAQDLVAEASQPGQQAQKRDSGLSNSYGEPLPPDAYGPPRDIINTVPDSSLPAPVYGVPETLFIDTPPGAYGPPAPVVFPSQNYEGPPPPLGKPKPIYGPPKFHPPKNTYGPPKPVYGPPKKNYGPPKQVLPKPNYGAPFKPPKFNHPKPVYGVPKPVYGPPKQVYGPPKLNYGAPLNFQNIQVPDLPSNYGTIGIGANVGSTFSTVETSIGTNFGSNLDFNSNLPAPIYGTPFPNLPVNLKPNFPIPSDSYGPPGLPLGPIGPNDQIVVQDFGSIGHYGPPQPDPNPRPPHPGIPAPPTPPHVLYDGWKPIPGVSKPLIENVDIHTIHNVQGGHIESLDQYGPPPPPPPSPELLNIDAHSHDNFNQQSQFGAQISSGYSTVHQDALANIDLNAIVGGDSNHIDQSKTVFEAHYTENSNPHADLSFIQSAIQNEKPINAYGPPPEPISFPVSIRQQGAKGLLPPSSVYGVPSNQYGPPRQLPANLPIPYGSVSGGGHSLHSVNNGPRHPIKFRESVPEGLIQQIGQISQHKDHHGVDHVKTGPAYLPPPVREVKDINQQTGNHGVANLALSIEPSNLYSLPHSGNPINFQQQQPSNLYGSPIDSYSVPLLTVADHTASGSSNTAVTASLDGTILANLSNLEAAAILKHCPYHEAILKAARSGEKIPSDLAASYVASLSSLGTAFHNNQQLISSQNSFNTPVPGSESVSYNSKDLSSASHTLVQTILPSNQIESEKTVRSSVQKGKSLKDESKNAYKQNSIQLADQIYQTSEQIRNLSEETKLLQQKIVSTSQNINQGNQIENGQNNQATYSVQIQSSDDGKGKSSPTIPHEQLLSEGLLQSILQAIEQPHLGQKENSQNYQIITQNTNYQPNFSSLDGLDLPAGYEPIDRTKSNDLEVQSSNKDEQVSDQKHKHTKECDLRGDNSIRHEIIVPPPGVEKVQKLDDVDNDVAIYFGDEKSQETVTEISVATSISEESDKYESKEFGDKTKS